Proteins from a single region of Macaca thibetana thibetana isolate TM-01 chromosome 4, ASM2454274v1, whole genome shotgun sequence:
- the ELOVL2 gene encoding elongation of very long chain fatty acids protein 2 isoform X1, whose product MEHLKAFDDEINAFLDNMFGPRDSRVRGWFMLDSYLPTFFLTVIYLLSIWLGNKYMKNRPALSLRGILTLYNLGITLLSAYMLAELILSTWEGGYNLQCQDLTSAGEADIRVAKVLWWYYFSKSVEFLDTIFFVLRKKTSQITFLHVYHHASMFNIWWCVLNWIPCGQSFFGPTLNSFIHILMYSYYGLSVFPSMHKYLWWKKYLTQAQLVQFVLTITHTMSAVVKPCGFPFGCLIFQSSYMLTLVILFLNFYVQTYRKKPMKKDMQEPPAGKEVKNGFSKAYFSAANGVMNKKAQ is encoded by the exons ATTCTCGAGTCAGAGGGTGGTTCATGTTGGACTCTTACCTTCCTACCTTTTTTCTTACTGTCATATATCTGCTCTCAATATGGCTGGGTAACAAGTATATGAAGAACAGACCTGCTCTTTCTCTCAGGGGTATCCTCACCTTGTATAATCTCGGAATCACACTTCTCTCCGCATACATGCTGGCAGAG CTCATTCTCTCCACTTGGGAAGGAGGCTACAACTTACAGTGTCAAGATCTTACCAGCGCAGGGGAAGCTGACATCCGG GTAGCCAAGGTGCTTTGGTGGTACTACTTCTCCAAATCAGTAGAGTTCCTGGACacgattttctttgttttgcggAAAAAAACGAGTCAGATTACTTTTCTTCATGTATATCATCATGCTTCTATGTTTAACATCTGGTGGTGTGTCTTGAACTGGATACCTTGTGGACAAA GCTTCTTCGGACCAACACTGAACAGTTTTATCCACATTCTTATGTACTCCTACTATGGACTTTCTGTGTTCCCATCTATGCACAAGTATCTTTGGTGGAAAAAATATCTCACACAGGCCCAGCTG GTGCAGTTCGTGCTCACCATCACGCACACCATGAGCGCCGTTGTGAAACCGTGTGGCTTCCCCTTCGGCTGTCTCATCTTCCAGTCATCCTATATGCTGACGTTAGTCATCCTCTTCTTAAATTTTTACGTTCAG ACATACCGAAAAAAGCCAATGAAGAAAGATATGCAGGAGCCACCTGCAGGGAAAGAAGTGAAGAATGGTTTTTCCAAAGCCTACTTCTCTGCAGCGAATGGAGTGATGAACAAGAAAGCACAATAA
- the ELOVL2 gene encoding elongation of very long chain fatty acids protein 2 isoform X2, translating into MFGPRDSRVRGWFMLDSYLPTFFLTVIYLLSIWLGNKYMKNRPALSLRGILTLYNLGITLLSAYMLAELILSTWEGGYNLQCQDLTSAGEADIRVAKVLWWYYFSKSVEFLDTIFFVLRKKTSQITFLHVYHHASMFNIWWCVLNWIPCGQSFFGPTLNSFIHILMYSYYGLSVFPSMHKYLWWKKYLTQAQLVQFVLTITHTMSAVVKPCGFPFGCLIFQSSYMLTLVILFLNFYVQTYRKKPMKKDMQEPPAGKEVKNGFSKAYFSAANGVMNKKAQ; encoded by the exons ATTCTCGAGTCAGAGGGTGGTTCATGTTGGACTCTTACCTTCCTACCTTTTTTCTTACTGTCATATATCTGCTCTCAATATGGCTGGGTAACAAGTATATGAAGAACAGACCTGCTCTTTCTCTCAGGGGTATCCTCACCTTGTATAATCTCGGAATCACACTTCTCTCCGCATACATGCTGGCAGAG CTCATTCTCTCCACTTGGGAAGGAGGCTACAACTTACAGTGTCAAGATCTTACCAGCGCAGGGGAAGCTGACATCCGG GTAGCCAAGGTGCTTTGGTGGTACTACTTCTCCAAATCAGTAGAGTTCCTGGACacgattttctttgttttgcggAAAAAAACGAGTCAGATTACTTTTCTTCATGTATATCATCATGCTTCTATGTTTAACATCTGGTGGTGTGTCTTGAACTGGATACCTTGTGGACAAA GCTTCTTCGGACCAACACTGAACAGTTTTATCCACATTCTTATGTACTCCTACTATGGACTTTCTGTGTTCCCATCTATGCACAAGTATCTTTGGTGGAAAAAATATCTCACACAGGCCCAGCTG GTGCAGTTCGTGCTCACCATCACGCACACCATGAGCGCCGTTGTGAAACCGTGTGGCTTCCCCTTCGGCTGTCTCATCTTCCAGTCATCCTATATGCTGACGTTAGTCATCCTCTTCTTAAATTTTTACGTTCAG ACATACCGAAAAAAGCCAATGAAGAAAGATATGCAGGAGCCACCTGCAGGGAAAGAAGTGAAGAATGGTTTTTCCAAAGCCTACTTCTCTGCAGCGAATGGAGTGATGAACAAGAAAGCACAATAA